The Salvia miltiorrhiza cultivar Shanhuang (shh) chromosome 1, IMPLAD_Smil_shh, whole genome shotgun sequence genome has a window encoding:
- the LOC131006466 gene encoding uncharacterized protein LOC131006466, which translates to MDPISHRNRDTTWKSIVDTAMNLVNARKGKKFKKSASWDVVKGPIQPDSNQCGFYVMKFMKDVIAHYSLDAPTSLSSMFKNVKTYTLAEIDEIREEWATCVIKHAFD; encoded by the exons ATGGACCCAATTTCTCATCGGAATCGCGATACGACATGGAAATCCATCGTTGACAC TGCGATGAACCTTGTTAATGCACGCAAGggaaaaaaattcaagaaatcGGCAAGTTGGGATGTAGTTAAG GGACCTATCCAGCCTGATTCGAACCAATGTGGATTTTATGTCATGAAGTTCATGAAAGATGTCATCGCACACTATAGCCTTGATGCCCCCACGTCTCTGTCATCAATG TTTAAGAATGTGAAGACGTATACTCTAGCTGAAATCGATGAAATTCGTGAGGAATGGGCAACGTGTGTGATAAAGCACGCCTTTGATTGA